A stretch of Arachis hypogaea cultivar Tifrunner chromosome 15, arahy.Tifrunner.gnm2.J5K5, whole genome shotgun sequence DNA encodes these proteins:
- the LOC112750857 gene encoding uncharacterized protein At1g24485, whose protein sequence is MGYTPNTLIVAIVLAIPLFTKLSLTTFVSINCGSSEPFTDPQTNITWTQDDAYIEHGQSFNVSLGLGTFSTLRAFHTLKKNCYEIEVQKGEKVLTRASFFYGNYDNKFSPPMFDLIFDGNYWGTVITSISDHVDYEAIYVTKGNYTNVCVSQSNPNHIPFISSIEVRGLDPQMYNHLHQNHSLILLSRRAFGANQTVRYPDDVYDRIWIAKNSDQEFIYSIQSEALDINISTVEDQPPKSAIQNAFTLPNTTFGIQYNISSLLQSTSDTNNNYSNYYYNNNNVPLYINAYFSEVMENATTGTRSIQIYRGNNNNNYNNNNGPFSSSSRPIIPPFGSVEEVHINMSISLDSSMNSLYFHASPGSTLPPLINAAEVYRIEPLAQGTDSRDVEGLRQLRLAFKTLSEWKGDPCLPFPYAWEWIQCTADPKPRVKALNLSSYDLHGILPDMSSMDALEIIDLHNNTIEGPIPEFLGFLPLLRVLNLSYNGFNGYIPNSLNNTDIDIDITHLPELKNVSITTTSDSPTRMSFELHILLLIIAKQVLISLWMNFQ, encoded by the exons ATGGGATACACTCCAAATACACTAATTGTAGCCATAGTACTAGCCATACCATTGTTCACAAAACTCTCTCTAACAACCTTTGTGAGCATCAATTGTGGATCCTCCGAACCTTTCACCGATCCACAAACCAACATAACATGGACACAAGATGATGCATACATTGAGCATGGCCAATCCTTCAATGTCTCTTTAGGGTTAGGCACATTCAGCACCCTTAGGGCATTCCACACTTTGAAGAAGAATTGCTATGAAATTGAAGTCCAAAAGGGAGAAAAGGTTCTTACTAGGGCAAGTTTTTTCTATGGGAATTATGATAACAAGTTTTCTCCTCCTATGTTTGATCTTATATTTGATGGTAATTATTGGGGAACAGTGATTACATCAATTTCAGATCATGTGGATTATGAAGCTATATATGTTACTAAGGGAAACTACACCAACGTTTGTGTTTCTCAATCAAACCCTAATCATATTCCTTTCATCTCATCAATTGAAGTGCGTGGTTTGGACCCTCAAATGTACAACCATCTTCATCAAAATCATTCCTTGATTTTGCTTAGTAGACGTGCTTTTGGTGCAAATCAAACTGTCAg GTACCCTGATGATGTGTATGATCGAATTTGGATTGCAAAAAATAGTGATCAAGAGTTTATATATAGCATCCAAAGTGAGGCATTGGACATCAACATTAGCACAGTGGAAGATCAACCACCAAAATCTGCAATCCAAAATGCATTCACACTCCCAAACACAACCTTTGGAATTCAGTACAATAtatcttcacttcttcaatcaACATCAgatactaataataattatagtaattactattataataataataatgttccaCTTTACATCAACGCATATTTCTCCGAAGTGATGGAAAATGCAACAACTGGCACAAGATCAATACAAATATATAgaggcaataataataataattataataataataatggaccattctcatcatcatcaaggccCATAATCCCTCCTTTTGGAAGTGTTGAAGAAGTGCACATTAACATGTCAATTTCATTAGATAGTAGTATGAATTCGCTTTATTTTCATGCAAGTCCTGGTTCAACTCTTCCTCCTTTGATCAATGCTGCGGAAGTTTATAGAATTGAACCATTAGCTCAAGGAACTGACTCTAGAGATG TGGAAGGATTGAGGCAACTGCGATTGGCATTTAAAACATTATCAGAATGGAAAGGTGACCCTTGTCTTCCATTTCCATACGCTTGGGAATGGATTCAATGTACTGCTGATCCTAAACCTCGCGTAAAAGCATT GAATCTTAGTAGCTATGATCTTCATGGGATTCTTCCAGATATGAGTTCAATGGATGCACTTGAAATTAT AGATTTGCATAACAACACCATTGAAGGCCCCATTCCTGAATTTCTTGGTTTCTTGCCTTTACTTAGAGTGCT GAATTTGTCATACAATGGTTTTAATGGTTACATACCCAACTCCTTAAACAATACAGACATTGACATTGA CATTACTCATCTCCCGGAACTGAAAAATGTATCCATTACAACCACTAGTGATTCCCCAACAAGAATGTCATTCGAACTACACATATTATTGCTTATAATCGCAAAGCAGGTTTTAATATCTCTGTGGATGAACTTTCAATAA
- the LOC112747182 gene encoding methylecgonone reductase isoform X2 — MEAKKVPEVLLNSGHKMPMIGLGTSVTPLPPHETLIQIFIDAFEAGYTHFDTASLYGTEEPLGIALAKALELGIVNSRHEAFITSKLWCNNAHHDLVLPALKTTLKKLGLDYLDLYLIHMPVRLKPEVDGVLEIRKEDLLSFDMKGTWEAMEECQRLGLARSIGVEMSPSWQQGKLREFCKQKGIHLAAWSPLGSYTKSWGTNSVMESPIINKIATSKHKSVPQVALKWILEQGAIPIVKSFNKERMRENLKIFEWELSQEESQKFSQIPQRRMFSGEIFVSENGPYKSLEEFWDAES; from the exons ATGGAAGCAAAGAAGGTCCCAGAAGTGTTGCTAAACTCAGGGCATAAGATGCCAATGATAGGTCTAGGAACTTCAGTAACTCCTCTTCCACCACATGAAACTCTCATCCAAATCTTCATTGATGCCTTTGAAGCTGGCTACACACACTTTGACACTGCTTCCCTTTATGGAACTGAAGAGCCTCTAGGCATAGCTTTGGCCAAGGCCTTAGAGCTTGGAATCGTAAACAGCCGCCATGAAGCCTTCATCACTTCCAAACTTTGGTGCAACAATGCTCACCATGACCTTGTCCTTCCAGCTCTCAAGACCACACTCAA GAAACTTGGGTTGGACTATCTAGACCTCTACTTGATTCATATGCCAGTGAGGTTGAAACCTGAAGTTGATGGAGTTCTTGAAATAAGAAAGGAGGATTTGCTTTCCTTTGACATGAAAGGAACATGGGAAGCCATGGAAGAGTGTCAAAGATTAGGCTTAGCCAGATCCATTGGT GTGGAAATGAGCCCATCATGGCAACAAGGGAAACTCAGAGAATTTTGCAAGCAGAAAGGAATCCATTTGGCTGCATGGTCACCATTAGGATCTTACACAAAATCATGGGGTACTAATTCAGTTATGGAGAGTCCAATCATTAATAAAATAGCCACTTCTAAACATAAGAGTGTCCCTCAG GTAGCATTGAAATGGATATTGGAGCAGGGGGCAATCCCCATTGTGAAAAGCTTCAAcaaagagagaatgagagaaaaccTTAAAATATTTGAATGGGAACTGAGCCAAGAGGAATCACAGAAATTCAGCCAGATTCCACAGCGTAGAATGTTCAGTGGAGAAATATTTGTATCGGAAAATGGGCCTTATAAATCCTTGGAAGAATTCTGGGATGCTGAATCCTAA
- the LOC112747182 gene encoding methylecgonone reductase isoform X1 has product MEAKKVPEVLLNSGHKMPMIGLGTSVTPLPPHETLIQIFIDAFEAGYTHFDTASLYGTEEPLGIALAKALELGIVNSRHEAFITSKLWCNNAHHDLVLPALKTTLKKLGLDYLDLYLIHMPVRLKPEVDGVLEIRKEDLLSFDMKGTWEAMEECQRLGLARSIGVSNFGIKKLTHLLENATIPPSVNQVEMSPSWQQGKLREFCKQKGIHLAAWSPLGSYTKSWGTNSVMESPIINKIATSKHKSVPQVALKWILEQGAIPIVKSFNKERMRENLKIFEWELSQEESQKFSQIPQRRMFSGEIFVSENGPYKSLEEFWDAES; this is encoded by the exons ATGGAAGCAAAGAAGGTCCCAGAAGTGTTGCTAAACTCAGGGCATAAGATGCCAATGATAGGTCTAGGAACTTCAGTAACTCCTCTTCCACCACATGAAACTCTCATCCAAATCTTCATTGATGCCTTTGAAGCTGGCTACACACACTTTGACACTGCTTCCCTTTATGGAACTGAAGAGCCTCTAGGCATAGCTTTGGCCAAGGCCTTAGAGCTTGGAATCGTAAACAGCCGCCATGAAGCCTTCATCACTTCCAAACTTTGGTGCAACAATGCTCACCATGACCTTGTCCTTCCAGCTCTCAAGACCACACTCAA GAAACTTGGGTTGGACTATCTAGACCTCTACTTGATTCATATGCCAGTGAGGTTGAAACCTGAAGTTGATGGAGTTCTTGAAATAAGAAAGGAGGATTTGCTTTCCTTTGACATGAAAGGAACATGGGAAGCCATGGAAGAGTGTCAAAGATTAGGCTTAGCCAGATCCATTGGTGTAAGCAACTTTGGCATTAAAAAACTCACACACCTCTTAGAAAATGCAACTATTCCTCCTTCTGTCAATCAA GTGGAAATGAGCCCATCATGGCAACAAGGGAAACTCAGAGAATTTTGCAAGCAGAAAGGAATCCATTTGGCTGCATGGTCACCATTAGGATCTTACACAAAATCATGGGGTACTAATTCAGTTATGGAGAGTCCAATCATTAATAAAATAGCCACTTCTAAACATAAGAGTGTCCCTCAG GTAGCATTGAAATGGATATTGGAGCAGGGGGCAATCCCCATTGTGAAAAGCTTCAAcaaagagagaatgagagaaaaccTTAAAATATTTGAATGGGAACTGAGCCAAGAGGAATCACAGAAATTCAGCCAGATTCCACAGCGTAGAATGTTCAGTGGAGAAATATTTGTATCGGAAAATGGGCCTTATAAATCCTTGGAAGAATTCTGGGATGCTGAATCCTAA